In a single window of the Coregonus clupeaformis isolate EN_2021a chromosome 10, ASM2061545v1, whole genome shotgun sequence genome:
- the LOC121574630 gene encoding multiple epidermal growth factor-like domains protein 6 yields METEDVNECEETNGGCEALCCNTIGSFYCRCQSGQQLKDDGKTCQDIDECQVYNGGCQHRCVNTRGSYHCECNPGSRLHVDARTCIAVQSCGISNGGCEHFCVQQSPTAIRCHCRANYVLAEDGKHCKLENPCLDKNGGCQQDCLVNGSKTHCDCRNGYKLAEDRKSCEDIDECESEQSGCAHGCHNTLGSFACVCYTAYELGADGRRCYRIEMEIVSSCERNNGGCSHHCQHSTGGPVCSCNQGYRLEDDLKTCVDLDECGEASSCCEQDCTNYPGGYECYCTAGYHLNSDGCSCDDVDECLAANGGCDHTCQNTAGSFQCFCRQGFRLDEDRSSCELLGNTVEALSSGGQDAVGSLPQLQLALLQDYNQPLERYDDYEDDDAGELLAESTLAEKFVCLNNTFGHDCSLTCEDCSNGGLCGQGRDGCHCPDGWTGLICNQTCPEGSFGSNCSFPCKCKNGATCDPVNGNCRCPPGVSGDMCQDGCPKGFYGKQCNKKCNCANNGRCHRTYGACLCDPGLYGRFCHLACPKWAFGPGCSEECQCVQQNTLECHRRHGTCVCKPGWLGNACREECDPGTFGPGCENKCECPPRVSCDHVTGQCQRLCPAGRRGDNCDQDCPEGRFGPSCTQACDCSGAPCDRVSGQCQCPAGTSGKRCENVCVEGFWGVGCREACPACENGGVCDKHNGTCSCPPGYMDRLCQNSCPTGWFGVGCQLRCMCENSGRCHPATGRCTCAPGWAGHNCRKACDAGQWGVDCAEKCDCKDSDGSCDAVTGQCNCEAGYTGTQCHDKCPVGSFGLGCRHHCQCDNKGTCDHVSGACTCLVGWTGTFCEKPCPQGFYGLDCQEKCVCLNGGHCNHVTGVCVCPAGWIGPTCNLTCQAGFYGEGCNQTCGCHNNGSCHPASGQCVCTPGWTGPSCLQECPVGFYGADCRQRCLCQNGATCDQISGQCMCANGWMGTACELECGAGRFGADCQQQCQCENGGQCDRQMGKCNCRPGWVGKRCEKACGSGLFGAGCEESCQCEHEAPCHHVTGHCLCPPGWRGTLCDKACLPGTHGKGCVQHCTCPQGTSCHHVSGECGCPAGFTGNGCEQSCLSGTYGLNCNQVCQCSETNQLCHPVTGLCYCAPGFQGPKCNQGCVEGRYGPNCERECRCQNGGKCSSTTGTCECTAGFIGAHCNITCPAGRYGQECARVVLCGEGAQNDPVTGRCHCSPGRRGEDCGQGCAPGWFGGDCAQRCNCSNGGLCDSVSGNCTCGLGWTGPHCDTECPPGTFGASCQLKCDCRNNGTCDRLTGTCLCIPGYYGHQCENACPPGLHGPLCQLQCDCLNGASCHPSTGLCVCPPGYHSSRCHRECHQGRFGVNCAKSCDCVEGTPCDPVNGRCLCTSGKTGPRCDIDCKANRYGPDCTERCECDNGAYCDHRNGRCTCLNSWIGLTCQEGGPPRLPYRSRREDKSHLDNNAL; encoded by the exons ATATTGATGAGTGCCAGGTCTATAACGGGGGCTGCCAGCACAGATGCGTGAACACCAGGGGCTCCTACCATTGTGAATGCAACCCAGGCTCTCGACTCCATGTGGATGCACGCACCTGCATTG cTGTCCAATCATGTGGCATCAGTAATGGAGGATGTGAGCATTTCTGTGTACAGCAGTCCCCTACTGCCATCCGCTGCCACTGTAGAGCCAACTATGTGCTTGCTGAGGACGGAAAGCACTGCAAAC TGGAGAATCCATGTCTAGATAAAAATGGCGGCTGCCAGCAAGACTGTCTTGTTAATGGTAGCAAGACCCACTGTGACTGTAGAAATGGGTACAAGCTGGCAGAGGACAGGAAGAGCTGTGAGG ATATTGATGAGTGTGAGTCTGAACAGTCGGGTTGTGCTCATGGCTGCCACAACACCCTGGGCTCCTTCGCCTGTGTGTGTTACACTGCCTACGAGCTGGGAGCAGATGGACGCCGGTGCTACC GGATTGAGATGGAGATCGTCAGCAGCTGTGAGAGAAACAACGGAGGCTGCTCCCATCACTGCCAGCACTCAACTGGCGGCCCTGTCTGCAGCTGTAACCAGGGTTATCGACTGGAGGATGACCTCAAGACCTGTGTTG ACCTGGACGAGTGTGGAGAGGCAAGCTCATGCTGCGAGCAGGACTGTACCAACTACCCTGGGGGCTATGAGTGCTACTGCACAGCGGGCTACCACCTCAACTCAGATGGATGTAGCTGTGATG atgTGGATGAGTGTCTGGCGGCTAACGGTGGCTGTGATCACACATGCCAGAACACCGCCGGCTCCTTCCAGTGTTTCTGCCGCCAGGGCTTCCGTCTGGACGAGGACCGAAGCTCCTGTGAAT TGCTGGGGAATACAGTTGAGGCCCTGTCTAGTGGGGGACAGGATGCTGTGGGGTCTCTGCCTCAGCTCCAGCTCGCCCTGCTGCAGGACTACAACCAGCCCCTGGAGCGCTATGACGACTATGAGGATGATGATGCTGGAGAGCTGCTGGCTGAGAGCACGCTAGCAGAGAAATTTG TGTGTCTGAACAACACCTTTGGCCATGACTGCAGCCTGACCTGTGAGGACTGCTCTAACGGAGGGCTGTGTGGCCAAGGGAGAGATGGATGTCACTGTCCCGATGGATGGACAGGCCTCATCTGCAACCAGA CTTGTCCCGAGGGATCATTCGGCAGTAACTGCTCGTTCCCCTGTAAGTGTAAGAACGGAGCCACCTGTGACCCTGTCAATGGGAACTGTCGCTGCCCACCTGGGGTCAGTGGAGACATGTGCCAGGATG GCTGTCCTAAGGGCTTCTATGGGAAACAGTGCAATAAGAAGTGTAACTGTGCCAATAATGGGCGCTGCCACCGCACCTACGGAGCCTGTCTGTGTGACCCTGGACTCTACGGGAGGTTCTGCCATCTAG CATGTCCCAAGTGGGCCTTTGGACCAGGCTGTTCAGAGGAGTGTCAGTGTGTCCAACAGAACACTCTGGAGTGTCACCGTCGCCACGGCACCTGCGTCTGCAAGCCTGGTTGGCTAGGCAACGCATGCAGAGAAG AGTGTGACCCAGGCACGTTTGGCCCAGGCTGTGAGAACAAGTGTGAGTGCCCGCCAAGAGTGTCTTGTGATCATGTGACTGGGCAGTGCCAACGTTTGTGCCCGGCTGGTCGCCGTGGAGACAACTGTGATCAAG ACTGTCCAGAGGGGAGGTTTGGGCCAAGCTGCACTCAGGCCTGTGACTGCTCAGGGGCCCCATGTGACAGAGTGAGTGGCCAGTGCCAGTGTCCTGCAGGAACATCAGGAAAACGCTGTGAGAATG TGTGTGTGGAGGGCTTCTGGGGCGTGGGCTGCCGTGAGGCCTGTCCAGCCTGTGAGAATGGAGGAGTGTGTGACAAACACAACGGGACGTGTTCCTGTCCTCCTGGGTACATGGACAGGCTCTGTCAGAACT CATGTCCGACAGGATGGTTTGGTGTTGgatgccagctgcgctgcatgtGTGAAAACAGCGGGCGCTGCCACCCTGCCACGGGCCGTTGTACCTGTGCCCCTGGCTGGGCTGGACACAACTGCAGGAAAG CCTGTGATGCCGGGCAATGGGGGGTGGACTGTGCTGAGAAATGTGACTGTAAGGATAGTGACGGGAGCTGTGACGCGGTGACGGGCCAGTGTAACTGTGAGGCCGGCTACACAGGGACACAATGCCATgaca AGTGTCCAGTGGGCTCTTTTGGGCTAGGCTGTAGGCATCACTGTCAGTGTGACAACAAGGGGACATGTGACCATGTGAGCGGAGCCTGCACCTGTCTGGTGGGCTGGACTGGAACCTTCTGTGAGAAAC cctGTCCCCAGGGCTTCTATGGGTTGGACTGCCaggagaagtgtgtgtgtctgaacggaGGTCACTGCAACCATGtcactggggtgtgtgtgtgtcctgctggTTGGATTGGTCCTACCTGCAACCTGA CATGCCAGGCTGGTTTCTATGGGGAGGGCTGTAACCAAACCTGCGGTTGCCATAACAATGGTAGCTGCCACCCGGCGagtgggcagtgtgtgtgtacacccGGCTGGACAGGGCCAAGCTGCTTACAGG AATGCCCAGTAGGCTTCTATGGAGCAGACTGCCGCCAGCGTTGCCTGTGCCAGAATGGAGCCACGTGTGACCAAATCAGTGGGCAGTGTATGTGTGCCAACGGGTGGATGGGCACAGCCTGTGAGCTAG AGTGTGGAGCGGGGCGGTTTGGGGCCGACTGCCAGCAGCAGTGTCAGTGTGAGAACGGgggacagtgtgacagacagatggGCAAGTGCAACTGTCGTCCTGGCTGGGTCGGAAAGCGCTGTgaaaaag CCTGTGGGTCGGGCCTGTTTGGAGCTGGCTGTGAGGAGAGCTGTCAGTGTGAGCATGAAGCCCCCTGTCACCACGTCACCGGGCACTGCCTCTGTCCACCAGGTTGGAGGGGAACCCTTTGTGACAAAG CCTGTCTACCTGGCACCCATGGCAAGGGCTGTGTGCAACACTGCACCTGTCCCCAGGGTACTTCCTGTCACCATGTCTCTGGGGAGTGTGGCTGTCCCGCTGGATTCACTGGCAATGGCTGTGAACAGT CCTGTCTGTCAGGGACATATGGGCTCAACTGTAACCAGGTGTGCCAGTGTTCTGAGACCAACCAGCTCTGCCACCCAGTGACTGGGTTGTGTTACTGCGCCCCAGGCTTCCAGGGTCCTAAATGTAACCAGG GGTGTGTGGAAGGTCGGTATGGTCCCAACTGCGAGCGAGAGTGCCGGTGTCAAAACGGTGGGAAGTGCAGCTCCACCACTGGCACCTGTGAATGTACAGCAGGGTTCATCGGAGCACACTGCAACATCA CATGCCCAGCGGGACGTTATGGGCAGGAATGTGCCCGCGTGGTGCTGTGTGGAGAGGGGGCACAGAATGACCCTGTCACTGGTAGATGTCATTGCAGCCCTGGACGAAGAGGAGAGGACTGTGGACAAG GCTGTGCTCCTGGATGGTTTGGAGGGGACTGTGCTCAGCGCTGTAACTGCAGTAACGGAGgactgtgtgactctgtgtctgGAAACTGTACCTGTGGTCTGGGCTGGACCGGGCCTCACTGTGATACAG AATGTCCTCCGGGGACGTTTGGAGCTAGCTGCCAGCTGAAGTGTGACTGCCGGAACAACGGAACCTGTGACAGGTTGACAGGAACCTGCCTGTGTATCCCGGGATACTACGGACATCAGTGTGAAAATG CGTGCCCCCCTGGTCTCCATGGCCCTCTGTGCCAGCTCCAGTGTGACTGTCTGAACGGGGCGTCCTGCCATCCCTCCACAGGCCTTTGTGTGTGTCCTCCTGGGTACCACAGCTCCCGCTGTCACAGAG AGTGTCACCAGGGCAGGTTTGGTGTGAACTGTGCCAAGTCATGTGACTGTGTGGAGGGCACGCCCTGTGACCCTGTGAATGGCAGGTGTCTGTGCACCTCAGGGAAGACTGGACCCAGGTGTGACATTG ACTGCAAAGCAAACCGCTATGGACCAGACTGCACAGAGAGGTGTGAGTGTGACAACGGGGCTTACTGTGACCATCGGAACGGACGCTGCACCTGTCTCAACAGCTGGATCGGACTCACCTGTCAGGAAG GTGGGCCTCCACGCCTCCCCTACAGAAGCAGGAGGGAGGATAAATCACATCTGGACAATAACGCGTTATAG